In one window of Erythrolamprus reginae isolate rEryReg1 chromosome 1, rEryReg1.hap1, whole genome shotgun sequence DNA:
- the LOC139154873 gene encoding vomeronasal type-2 receptor 116-like produces MKKKDWVGKPTVKKYQHFLALVFAVTEINKDLVLLPNVTLGFQICNNDQRKRRISLISLSLLSTWGQMVPGYKCDRQDPLLSVIGGDHPTSSRQMASTFSIYKVPQILANLKNVHFNNSAGDEISFSQSVQRTARYDIINWVFHPNKSFVSMKVGQRDPRAAQGQDFTINSDAIIWASKAPFARCGKKRCHAGERRQVPEGQPICCYECAPCPEGTISNQTDAAQCDPCPQDKYPNKEKDQCIAKKIHFLSYQETLGYTLASLALFLYLITSAVLVVFRKHHETPIVKANNRDLTYILLVSLLLCFLCSFLFIGQPRKLTCLFQQTAFAIFFSLAVSSVLAKTVMVVLAFMATKPGNRARKFLGKPLTNSIILACPLVQAVLCAIWLITCPPFPNLDFHSLEGETILECQEGSVSMFYTVLAYLAFLAFVSFIIAFLARKLPDSFNEAKFITFSMLVFCSVWITFLPTYLSTKGKSMVAVEIFSILASGAGLLVCIFFPKCYIILLRPQLNCRDNIMGHKKL; encoded by the exons ACCCACAGTCAAGAAGTACCAGCACTTCCTGGCTTTAGTGTTTGCTGTCACAGAGATCAACAAAGATTTGGTTCTCCTCCCCAACGTCACACTGGGCTTTCAGATTTGTAACAATGAtcagaggaaaaggaggatatCTTTAATCAGCCTCTccttgctctctacatggggccaaaTGGTTCCGGGTTATAAATGTGACAGGCAGGACCCCCTGCTCTCTGTCATTGGAGGTGACCACCCCACATCCTCAAGGCAGATGGCCTCCACCTTCAGCATCtacaaggtcccacag ATTCTTGCCAATTTGAAAAATGTCCACTTCAACAACAGTGCTGGAGATGAAATTTCCTTCTCACAAAGTGTACAGAGAACTGCTCGTTATGATATCATCAACTGGGTTTTCCACCCCAATAAGTCTTTTGTGTCTATGAAAGTTGGGCAAAGGGATCCCAGGGCTGCCCAAGGCCAGGATTTCACCATTAACTCTGATGCCATCATCTGGGCCTCAAAG GCGCCTTTTGCCAGGTGTGGCAAGAAGAGGTGCCACGCAGGAGAGAGGAGACAagttccagagggccagcccATTTGCTGCTACGAATGTGCCCCTTGTCCAGAAGGAACCATCTCAAATCAGACAG ATGCAGCCCAGTGTGACCCCTGTCCACAAGACAAGTATCCCAACAAGGAGAAGGACCAATGCATTGCCAAGAAGATCCACTTCCTCAGCTATCAAGAGACCCTCGGATACACTTTGGCTTCTCTAGCTCTTTTCCTTTATCTGATCACATCTGCAGTACTGGTGGTTTTCCGTAAACATCATGAAACACCAATagtcaaggccaacaaccgagatctcacctatatcctcctggtctccctcctgctctgcttcctctgttccttcctcttcattggtcaacccagGAAGCTCACGTGTCTATTCCAACAAACTGcctttgccattttcttttctcttgcgGTTTCCTCTGTGCTGGCAAAAACAgtcatggtggttctggccttcatggcTACCAAACCAGGAAACAGGGCAAGGAAATTCTTAGGAAAACCACTGACCAACTCCATTATCTTAGCCTGTCCCCTGGTCCAGGCAGTTCTTTGTGCCATCTGGCTGATAACctgtcccccatttcccaacttggacTTCCACTCCTTGGAAGGAGAGACCATCTTGGAATGTCAGGAAGGCTCAGTTTCAATGTTTTACACAGTCCTAGCctacctggcttttctggctttTGTGAGTTTCATTATAGCCTTTCTGGCTAGGAAATTGCCTGATAGCTTTAACGAAGCCAAattcattacttttagcatgctggtcttttgcagtgtttggatcacATTCCTCCCCACCTACTTGAGCACTAAAGGGAAGTCCATGGTGGCCGTAGAGattttctccatcttggcctctgggGCTGGTCTCTTGGTTTGcatatttttccccaaatgctacattatcctACTGAGGCCCCAATTGAATTGCCGAGATAATATAATGGGGCACAAAAAACTTTGA